A portion of the uncultured Draconibacterium sp. genome contains these proteins:
- a CDS encoding DUF1835 domain-containing protein → MRKQYHILNGDSLKEHFPESIQGEIIVAKECLVDGSVKGKSLTDLFKTRAEFISSNYDVCTEQDYFEKTVPEFQKMQKIPDYSDINLWFEDDLFCQVNFWFTVNLIFNSLRSSKVFLIRPAIHNQFGFGGLSEIELIKAYKQKAQITELDKIALLWNFYQNNDIEELVKTANKLAQKYPFILNAVEAHINRIPNENGPGRPKQTLIDIMNELGSDSFGAVFKEFNKRESIYGFGDLQVKRLFDEVKNNG, encoded by the coding sequence ATGAGAAAACAATATCATATACTTAATGGTGATTCTTTAAAAGAACATTTTCCTGAAAGTATTCAAGGTGAAATTATAGTAGCTAAAGAATGTTTAGTAGATGGAAGTGTGAAAGGAAAGAGCCTAACTGATCTTTTTAAGACCAGAGCCGAATTTATTAGTAGCAATTATGATGTTTGTACTGAACAGGACTATTTCGAAAAGACAGTTCCTGAATTTCAGAAAATGCAAAAGATTCCTGATTATTCAGATATTAATCTATGGTTTGAAGATGACTTATTTTGTCAAGTAAATTTTTGGTTTACTGTTAATCTGATATTTAATTCGTTAAGATCCAGTAAAGTTTTCCTAATAAGACCAGCAATCCATAATCAATTTGGATTTGGTGGACTAAGTGAAATAGAACTAATTAAGGCTTACAAGCAAAAGGCTCAAATTACTGAATTAGATAAAATAGCACTTCTATGGAATTTCTATCAGAATAATGATATTGAGGAATTGGTAAAGACTGCTAATAAATTAGCACAAAAATATCCTTTCATTCTCAACGCTGTTGAGGCTCACATTAACAGAATTCCCAATGAAAATGGTCCAGGACGACCGAAACAAACTTTAATAGATATAATGAATGAGTTAGGATCAGATTCATTCGGAGCTGTATTTAAAGAATTCAACAAACGCGAAAGCATCTATGGATTTGGTGATTTACAAGTAAAAAGACTTTTTGATGAAGTAAAAAACAACGGATAA